The window GCTATGTTGACGGTTTTCATATCAGCTTGAAAAAGGATGGTCTTGTTAATATGGGTGGAGCGGTTGTTCTGAAGGAGGGTGGACGGTTTACAGAAAAATATCCTGATTTTAAAGAAGAATTAACAAACTATCAAATAATGACAGAAGGGCATCCCACATACGGGGGGCTTGCCGGAAGAGATCTTAAGGCGATTGTTGAGGGGCTGAGGGTTGTGATAAGACAGGATTATCTGGATATGAGAATAAACCAGGTAAAAAGACTTGCCGATAGACTTACCGCGGACGGAATCCCCATAATTGAACCCGCGGGCGGGCACGCTGTATATATTAATATCGACAAATTTTTTGATGGAATTAAGACTGAAGATTTTATGGGAATTTCCATAGCGGCACTTCTTTTGATTGCCGGACATAGAGTTTGTGAACTGGGCACTTACGCCTTCGGACGATACAAGAACGGAAAAGAGCTTCCGCCGGATCCGAGAGTAAATTATGTAAGAGCGGCTGTTCCCCGCCTTGCTTATGAGGATGCCGATCTGATGGCTTTCGCTGAAGCCGTAAAAGTCCTTTTTGCCGGCAGGGACCGTGTACCCGGTGTTAATGTCGAGTATGGACGCGATTTGCCTCTGCGGCATTTTAAAAGCAGATTTTCATTTAAAAAGTAGAGATTGTGGAATTTTTTTTATTCCCTCCTGCTGTAATTCATCTTCAGACCTTAAAAAAAATCCCCCTTGGAAATTCTACCCTGATCCCCGCCACAGAATTTACATTTTACAGGCAGACCCCGAAAGCTGAAATCATTTTATGGAATATTTAATGCATATAAATATGTGATTGAATTTTTTTCATATCAGGGGCAGTCCGGGGGAGGAATAATTATTATATGATAAATGATAACAGCACAATTCTAAAAAATGTTGAAGCTGATTGTGAGGGAAAACAGCTTTCAGCAGTGATGGAAATAGCCAATATTGTTAATTCCCGCCTGGACCTCAAACACGTTCTGTCAAGGATAGCAAGGGAGATGAACAGGGTCGTTGATTATGACATAGGATGTGTGGCTGTCCACGATAAGGATAAGAACTGCCTTAACTTAAGGCACATATACAGAAAAAACGGCGATGATTCGTACGAGGGCAGTTATGTGCCCCTCGATGAGAGTAATATTATTGGATGGGTCGCTATTAACAGAAAGCCGGTTTACAGGAGGGATATCTTTGGGGATAACCGCTTTGAAGAGATTATGAAGGAGGATAATCTCAGATCGGATGTTGTTATACCACTTATGGCCAAGGGTTCATTTATCGGCACCCTAAATGTCGGAAGCTATGAGCCTGACCATTTCTCGGACACAGACCTTGAACTTATTAAGAATTTCAGCAGATTGACTTCAATTGCCGTTGGAAATTCCATTATGCTGGATGATCTGACTTTTCTTGGAAATAAGTACAAGAATCTTATGAATAACGCGAAAGATATCATAACACTTTTAGATCTAAGCGGAAAGGTCATAGAGTGCAGCGATTCAATTGAAAAGGTATTTGGATATACGAAGGATGAAATTATAGGCAAAGAAATTTTTGAATTTACAACACCCGATAGACGGTGGAAATCGAAAAATATAGTAACACGCGTAATTAAGGGTGAATTGAGCCGGCTCACAGATATTCCTTATGTTAAGAAGAACGGTGATATTGTATATCTTGATGTGGATGTTAGTATTATGAGATTGAGAAATAATCCATATATTCTGTCAATCTCTCATAATATTACTGAGAGGAAGATTCTCGAAGAGAAGATAAGAAGT of the Candidatus Krumholzibacteriota bacterium genome contains:
- a CDS encoding ATP-binding protein produces the protein MINDNSTILKNVEADCEGKQLSAVMEIANIVNSRLDLKHVLSRIAREMNRVVDYDIGCVAVHDKDKNCLNLRHIYRKNGDDSYEGSYVPLDESNIIGWVAINRKPVYRRDIFGDNRFEEIMKEDNLRSDVVIPLMAKGSFIGTLNVGSYEPDHFSDTDLELIKNFSRLTSIAVGNSIMLDDLTFLGNKYKNLMNNAKDIITLLDLSGKVIECSDSIEKVFGYTKDEIIGKEIFEFTTPDRRWKSKNIVTRVIKGELSRLTDIPYVKKNGDIVYLDVDVSIMRLRNNPYILSISHNITERKILEEKIRSKNRELVEKNRKLVDLDRLKNEFLGRVSHELRTPLSVIMAYVDSLKGEDDLNPIDAETKEEFLDVIFSQSSKLLGIINDLLDLSKVEVSNTMLDIAQGSINEIVRISAKSLERKANSKSIKVLCDLDENIPIINFDVMRLQQVCVNLLGNAVKFTKEGEEIIVHTSCDEEEVVVSISDKAPRIKDEDINRIFMDFTQIDGGPSRSRDGMGVGLRLVKHYVDLHGGRVWIDRREPEGNTFSFSIPTDINPDKKPGKVLDIEEKTF